The Panicum hallii strain FIL2 chromosome 9, PHallii_v3.1, whole genome shotgun sequence genome has a window encoding:
- the LOC112874323 gene encoding uncharacterized protein LOC112874323 isoform X2: MGSLGLPVSFSTSKVNKNTCNKGKKKGRKIQCEAGNTQIDDAVRICANTEDRESDVQLMAVLEHTNLCNSSGTAIGYNKSCHDTDKMLKEGRPYAEEQESGCSTIYSAEKARGYEAENQCELGTCEPPDNLGNTAKEEYPIHENQAADSVLLESEEMARHDSLDGESARSCVNICQEERLSTKEDQISAETLSVPHDNNGVGQEACLSLAETSSVDEHAESSASNFCYEYGDWRIVWDPFYSRYYFYNIQTQESTWYPPEGLEDFASYCSIDATKELVELGSQYTSIAVQENNQAADDKHLDAQEQDHCSKLHYLSKIPDEEPINHSMITTIHEGEHTENKHNDSMTDVLEMGQEVASTKKKKRVRRSQSYHSCPDMAGNISNDIIKYWTQRYSLFSLFDSGIKMDEEGWFSVTPEPIAKHHASRVGAGVMIDCFTGVGGNAIQFATKCKHVIAVDIDPQRIDCAHHNASIYGVNDHIDFIVGDFINIAPQLKGETAFMSPPWGGPDYAKVDVYDMKGMLKPCDGYSLFKLGTMIASRVVMFLPRNVDLNQLADISLSVDPPWAVEVEKNFLNGKLKAITAYFEEQDG, from the exons ATGGGTTCTTTAGGGCTTCCTGTTTCATTCAGCACAAGTAAAGTG AACAAGAACACATGCAACAAGGGAAagaaaaaaggaagaaaaataCAATGTGAAGCAGGAAACACTCAAATCGATGATGCTGTGAGGATATGCGCCAATACTGAAGATAGAGAAAGTGATGTTCAATTGATGGCCGTTTTGGAGCACACGAACTTGTGCAATTCATCTGGGACTGCTATTGGTTACAACAAATCCTGCCATGATACTGACAAGATGCTGAAGGAAGGCAGACCTTATGCTGAAGAACAAGAGTCTGGCTGTAGCACCATCTACTCTGCTGAAAAAGCCCGTGGCTATGAAGCTGAAAATCAATGTGAACTTGGGACTTGTGAGCCTCCTGATAACTTGGGCAACACAGCAAAAGAAGAATATCCTATTCATGAAAATCAAGCTGCTGACAGTGTGTTGCTGGAGTCTGAGGAGATGGCGAGGCATGACTCTCTTGATGGTGAATCTGCTCGTTCCTGCGTCAACATTTGTCAGGAAGAAAGATTGTCTACAAAGGAAGATCAAATATCTGCAGAAACTTTGTCGGTACCCCATGATAATAATGGTGTTGGCCAAGAAGCTTGTCTAAGTTTGGCAGAAACATCTTCTGTTGATGAGCATGCTGAAAGTTCCGCCAGCAACTTTTGCTATGAATATGGTGATTGGAGGATTGTCTGGGATCCATTCTACAGTCGATATTACTTTTACAACATCCAGACACAAGAATCAACATGGTACCCCCCTGAAGGATTGGAGGATTTTGCATCATATTGTAGCATAGATGCAACTAAAGAGCTGGTCGAACTGGGATCTCAGTATACAAGCATAGCAGTTCAAGAGAACA ATCAGGCTGCTGATGACAAGCATCTGGATGCACAGGAACAAGATCATTGCAGCAAATTACACTATTTGTCTAAGATTCCTGATGAAGAGCCAATAAATCATAG TATGATAACTACCATTCACGAAGGGGAACACACTGAGAATAAGCACAATGATTCAATGACTGATGTGTTAGAGATGGGCCAGGAAGTTGCTAGtaccaaaaagaaaaagagagtaAGGAGATCTCAGTCGT ATCATTCATGCCCAGACATGGCAGGGAACATCTCCAATGATATCATCAAGTACTGGACTCAGCGGTACTCACTTTTCTCTCTTTTTGATAGTGGTATAAAGATGGATGAAGAAGGGTGGTTTTCAGTCACGCCAGAGCCGATTGCAAAGCATCATGCATCTCGTGTTGGTGCGGGGGTAATGATTGATTGTTTCACAGGAGTTGGCGGAAATGCTATCCAGTTTGCCACAAA GTGCAAGCATGTTATTGCAGTTGATATTGATCCACAAAGGATTGATTGCGCGCATCATAATGCATCCATTTATGGAGTAAATGACCACATAGATTTTATTGTAGGTGATTTTATCAATATAGCTCCTCAGCTGAAG GGAGAAACTGCTTTCATGTCGCCTCCTTGGGGTGGACCTGACTATGCCAAAGTTGATGTTTATGATATGAAAGGCATGCTTAAACCTTGTGATGG GTACTCCCTCTTTAAACTTGGTACTATGATAGCGTCAAGGGTAGTGATGTTTCTTCCTCGCAATGTTGACCTAAACCAATTGGCTGACATTTCATTGTCAGTCGATCCCCCGTGGGCGGTCGAG GTCGAGAAGAACTTCCTCAATGGAAAGCTGAAAGCCATAACAGCATACTTTGAAGAGCAGGATGGCTGA
- the LOC112874323 gene encoding uncharacterized protein LOC112874323 isoform X1 encodes MPAAEADSPAIQMLGRLFRLTEVHLWDDSFAAGASDGQKHWRSAEAAPAEFHANKPRNKVFKDTDEGHSLVEDLELANLMGSLGLPVSFSTSKVNKNTCNKGKKKGRKIQCEAGNTQIDDAVRICANTEDRESDVQLMAVLEHTNLCNSSGTAIGYNKSCHDTDKMLKEGRPYAEEQESGCSTIYSAEKARGYEAENQCELGTCEPPDNLGNTAKEEYPIHENQAADSVLLESEEMARHDSLDGESARSCVNICQEERLSTKEDQISAETLSVPHDNNGVGQEACLSLAETSSVDEHAESSASNFCYEYGDWRIVWDPFYSRYYFYNIQTQESTWYPPEGLEDFASYCSIDATKELVELGSQYTSIAVQENNQAADDKHLDAQEQDHCSKLHYLSKIPDEEPINHSMITTIHEGEHTENKHNDSMTDVLEMGQEVASTKKKKRVRRSQSYHSCPDMAGNISNDIIKYWTQRYSLFSLFDSGIKMDEEGWFSVTPEPIAKHHASRVGAGVMIDCFTGVGGNAIQFATKCKHVIAVDIDPQRIDCAHHNASIYGVNDHIDFIVGDFINIAPQLKGETAFMSPPWGGPDYAKVDVYDMKGMLKPCDGYSLFKLGTMIASRVVMFLPRNVDLNQLADISLSVDPPWAVEVEKNFLNGKLKAITAYFEEQDG; translated from the exons GTCATTCATTGGTTGAAGATTTGGAATTGGCCAATCTCATGGGTTCTTTAGGGCTTCCTGTTTCATTCAGCACAAGTAAAGTG AACAAGAACACATGCAACAAGGGAAagaaaaaaggaagaaaaataCAATGTGAAGCAGGAAACACTCAAATCGATGATGCTGTGAGGATATGCGCCAATACTGAAGATAGAGAAAGTGATGTTCAATTGATGGCCGTTTTGGAGCACACGAACTTGTGCAATTCATCTGGGACTGCTATTGGTTACAACAAATCCTGCCATGATACTGACAAGATGCTGAAGGAAGGCAGACCTTATGCTGAAGAACAAGAGTCTGGCTGTAGCACCATCTACTCTGCTGAAAAAGCCCGTGGCTATGAAGCTGAAAATCAATGTGAACTTGGGACTTGTGAGCCTCCTGATAACTTGGGCAACACAGCAAAAGAAGAATATCCTATTCATGAAAATCAAGCTGCTGACAGTGTGTTGCTGGAGTCTGAGGAGATGGCGAGGCATGACTCTCTTGATGGTGAATCTGCTCGTTCCTGCGTCAACATTTGTCAGGAAGAAAGATTGTCTACAAAGGAAGATCAAATATCTGCAGAAACTTTGTCGGTACCCCATGATAATAATGGTGTTGGCCAAGAAGCTTGTCTAAGTTTGGCAGAAACATCTTCTGTTGATGAGCATGCTGAAAGTTCCGCCAGCAACTTTTGCTATGAATATGGTGATTGGAGGATTGTCTGGGATCCATTCTACAGTCGATATTACTTTTACAACATCCAGACACAAGAATCAACATGGTACCCCCCTGAAGGATTGGAGGATTTTGCATCATATTGTAGCATAGATGCAACTAAAGAGCTGGTCGAACTGGGATCTCAGTATACAAGCATAGCAGTTCAAGAGAACA ATCAGGCTGCTGATGACAAGCATCTGGATGCACAGGAACAAGATCATTGCAGCAAATTACACTATTTGTCTAAGATTCCTGATGAAGAGCCAATAAATCATAG TATGATAACTACCATTCACGAAGGGGAACACACTGAGAATAAGCACAATGATTCAATGACTGATGTGTTAGAGATGGGCCAGGAAGTTGCTAGtaccaaaaagaaaaagagagtaAGGAGATCTCAGTCGT ATCATTCATGCCCAGACATGGCAGGGAACATCTCCAATGATATCATCAAGTACTGGACTCAGCGGTACTCACTTTTCTCTCTTTTTGATAGTGGTATAAAGATGGATGAAGAAGGGTGGTTTTCAGTCACGCCAGAGCCGATTGCAAAGCATCATGCATCTCGTGTTGGTGCGGGGGTAATGATTGATTGTTTCACAGGAGTTGGCGGAAATGCTATCCAGTTTGCCACAAA GTGCAAGCATGTTATTGCAGTTGATATTGATCCACAAAGGATTGATTGCGCGCATCATAATGCATCCATTTATGGAGTAAATGACCACATAGATTTTATTGTAGGTGATTTTATCAATATAGCTCCTCAGCTGAAG GGAGAAACTGCTTTCATGTCGCCTCCTTGGGGTGGACCTGACTATGCCAAAGTTGATGTTTATGATATGAAAGGCATGCTTAAACCTTGTGATGG GTACTCCCTCTTTAAACTTGGTACTATGATAGCGTCAAGGGTAGTGATGTTTCTTCCTCGCAATGTTGACCTAAACCAATTGGCTGACATTTCATTGTCAGTCGATCCCCCGTGGGCGGTCGAG GTCGAGAAGAACTTCCTCAATGGAAAGCTGAAAGCCATAACAGCATACTTTGAAGAGCAGGATGGCTGA